A genomic segment from Eremothecium gossypii ATCC 10895 chromosome III, complete sequence encodes:
- the BNA2 gene encoding dioxygenase BNA2 (Syntenic homolog of Saccharomyces cerevisiae YJR078W (BNA2)) yields the protein MSTELPLPVLEDYFVSAANAFLPDEFPVKELQDEYYRPWETIVSNLPALLLARQLRDVVDQLKVLEVKKELFEDMRQLRRAYSVLGFIANAYVWGYDDACDTIPESVAAPLLKVSEALGLPPLATYAGLVLWNFCPIFEDEALAGGSVWDLSNLRTINTFTGSMDESWFYLISVFFEKRGAQSMNDGLNAIRAVRSGDRAGVVAHLQALAEGIDSLGALLGRMEEMCDPYVFYYRIRPYLAGWKNMADLGLPNGVRYGDRGEYRTYVGGSNAQSSLIQMLDILLGVEHFQTGVSKTAGRSISAGSNGNGYINDMRNYMPEGHRLFLAHLQQVANIRDYVLSHNFDAELVLAYDACVSMMKSFRDRHIQLVTRYIVLQAKKKEPSTKPHATLRSGLSKHSGTMEQRGTGGTSLIPFLKQCRDETGSAAASAWGKRILYHGVLRVKDNSILDLPKKGVPVVASRSDELVNSYSEQENHLPGHW from the coding sequence ATGTCGACTGAATTGCCGTTGCCGGTGCTGGAGGATTATTTTGTGTCCGCAGCTAATGCCTTCCTGCCAGATGAATTCCCAGTGAAAGAATTGCAAGATGAATACTATCGACCTTGGGAAACGATTGTGAGTAATCTACCGGCGCTATTGTTGGCGCGACAGCTGCGGGATGTGGTGGACCAGCTGAAGGTGCTGGAGGTGAAGAAGGAGCTGTTCGAGGATATGCGGCAGCTTCGGCGCGCATATTCGGTGTTGGGCTTCATCGCCAATGCGTATGTGTGGGGCTACGACGATGCGTGCGACACGATTCCGGAGAGTGtggcggcgccgctgctcAAGGTGAGCGAGGCCCTTgggctgccgccgctggcgaCGTATGCGGGGCTGGTGCTGTGGAATTTCTGTCCGATCTTTGAGGATGAGGCGCTGGCTGGGGGCTCCGTGTGGGACCTGTCGAACCTGCGGACGATCAACACATTCACGGGTTCGATGGACGAAAGCTGGTTCTACCTGATCTCTGTATTTTTTGAAAAGCGTGGCGCACAGAGCATGAACGATGGGCTCAACGCCATCCGCGCGGTCAGGTCAGGGGACCGTGCGGGTGTGGTTGCCCATCTGCAGGCACTGGCGGAGGGGATAGATTCGCTAGGGGCGCTACTGGGGCGTATGGAGGAGATGTGTGATCCATATGTATTCTACTATCGCATCAGGCCATATCTTGCGGGCTGGAAGAACATGGCAGATCTCGGTCTACCGAATGGGGTCAGGTACGGTGATCGTGGCGAATATCGAACCTATGTCGGCGGGTCAAATGCGCAGAGCTCCTTGATCCAGATGCTCGATATACTGCTCGGAGTGGAACATTTTCAGACGGGCGTCAGTAAAACAGCGGGAAGGAGTATTTCAGCGGGAAGTAATGGAAACGGTTATATTAACGATATGAGAAACTACATGCCTGAAGGGCATCGGCTATTTCTGGCACACCTCCAGCAGGTGGCCAACATTAGAGACTACGTGTTGTCGCATAATTTTGACGCAGAGCTGGTCCTTGCCTACGATGCATGTGTCTCGATGATGAAAAGCTTCCGCGACAGGCATATCCAGCTTGTGACTCGTTATATCGTCCTGCAGGCTAAGAAAAAAGAGCCATCTACCAAGCCGCACGCGACGCTCAGGAGCGGGCTGTCTAAGCACTCTGGCACTATGGAGCAACGTGGGACTGGCGGTACCTCGTTGATTCCGTTCCTCAAACAGTGCCGAGATGAAACGGGCAGTGCCGCGGCCAGCGCATGGGGCAAGCGTATTTTATACCATGGTGTGCTGCGAGTGAAGGATAACTCCATACTCGATCTGCCAAAGAAGGGAGTCCCTGTCGTTGCTTCGCGTTCAGATGAGCTTGTGAATAGTTATTCGGAGCAGGAAAATCATCTTCCAGGTCATTGGTAa
- the PKC1 gene encoding protein kinase C (Syntenic homolog of Saccharomyces cerevisiae YBL105C (PKC1)) has protein sequence MGAAMMNNVEQDILRKIERERNIIQGASNLKKRTDNVMVIQKCNTNIREAQQNIQYLEDTLKKLHLESQAVAVSQVYPGYRQLSTMAPHEHRFSRLDLSKYDCPSLSQRIQYMLQQLEFKLRVERQYQEANDKLTKLYQIDGDQRSSSAAQGGAQESKQRIQLLTKALKKYQALNVDMEQLKEQADDALNSQQKFRRKQLTGEFTIGLTAIRDIDHIQSPLFSKNPETIITVKVDDVVRAKTKPTRTDRWHEEFTIHVDKGNELEITVYDRINDRIVPVAVMWLLLSDVAEEIRKKKVGQVGSPTWLEAASQLPDASDPYLNTSTAHLPLGGLPLATLDQPPPESAPDTAHAQPITTSAWFVLEPAGQIMLTLGFSKSNQNVRKDIPGGLRRHGAIVNRKDDVYEKHGHHFVQKSFYNIMCCAYCGDFLRYSGFQCQDCKFLCHKKCYNNVVTKCIAKTSTDGDPEEAKLNHHIPHRFEPVSNRGTKWCCHCGYILPWGKKNVRKCSECSIMCHTQCAHLVPDFCGMTMEMANKILTTIQDTKRNQQQRQKSSPAGQMLEDASKMIPYNTTGSSIEARGGAAFSKRPTASTETSPTSQLLAEDHSVQPYPDISNLPSATSSSEPQDKHSKRQTRLIYDDDDTTEDSAYYRFSEMTGQKEAQAESATLDPGSVYLLNDELLDDHPTTALMWQTMKEEEEQRWLLEQKKKEISKQINQEAPSQWDPQQNPFNSDPSESITQRTLAAEAETSVQLSEAPKSLSSANYDNYVNCASNLELPSEEMESIPQHPPAPLSPPKAQPVQPASGRHKRKTPKRRKVSLDDFILLKVLGKGNFGKVLLARSKNTDRLCAIKVLKKDHIIQNHDIESARAEKKVFLLATKAKHPFLTNLYCSFQTENRIYFAMEFIGGGDLMWHVQNQRLSVRRAKFYAAEVLLALKYFHDNGIIYRDLKLENILLTLEGHIKIADYGLCKDEMWFGNRTSTFCGTPEFMAPEILREQAYTKAVDWWAFGVLLYQMLLCQSPFSGDDEDEVFNAILTDEPLYPIDMAGDIVQIFQGLLTKDPEKRLGAGSRDALEVMEEPFFRNINFDDILNLRVEPPYIPTIKAADDTSYFEKEFTAAPPTLTPLPSILSSNLQEEFRGFSFMPDDLVL, from the coding sequence ATGGGAGCAGCGATGATGAACAACGTTGAACAGGACATCCTGCGCAAAATCGAGCGCGAGCGGAACATCATCCAGGGCGCGTCAAACTTGAAGAAGCGGACGGACAATGTGATGGTGATCCAGAAGTGCAACACGAACATCCGCGAGGCACAGCAGAATATCCAATACCTTGAGGACACGCTCAAGAAGCTACACCTCGAAAGCCAGGCGGTGGCGGTGTCACAGGTCTATCCGGGCTACAGGCAGCTCAGCACGATGGCACCGCACGAGCACCGTTTCTCGCGTCTCGATTTGTCGAAGTACGACTGTCCATCACTTTCACAGCGCATACAGTACatgctccagcagctcgaaTTCAAGCTTCGCGTTGAACGTCAATACCAAGAAGCGAATGACAAGTTGACCAAGTTGTACCAGATTGACGGCGACCAGCGTAGCAGCTCGGCAGCACAGGGAGGTGCCCAGGAGTCAAAACAGCGGATACAGCTATTGACGAAGGCTTTGAAGAAATATCAGGCGCTCAATGTCGACATGGAACAGCTTAAAGAGCAAGCTGATGACGCACTAAACTCTCAGCAGAAGTTTAGACGCAAACAACTAACCGGCGAGTTCACTATTGGACTTACTGCTATCCGCGATATAGATCACATACAATCACCGCTGTTTTCGAAAAATCCCGAAACCATTATTACTGTCAAAGTTGACGATGTTGTTCGGGCTAAGACCAAGCCAACCAGAACTGATAGATGGCATGAAGAGTTTACCATACACGTGGACAAGGGTAATGAACTGGAGATTACTGTATATGATAGGATTAATGATCGGATTGTTCCTGTTGCCGTCATGTGGTTATTACTATCGGATGTTGCTGAGGAAATCCGTAAGAAAAAGGTAGGACAGGTGGGCTCCCCAACGTGGCTCGAAGCTGCCAGCCAGCTTCCCGATGCTTCGGATCCATATTTGAATACTTCCACTGCTCATCTTCCGTTGGGGGGGTTGCCTTTGGCAACTCTCGACCAGCCACCGCCTGAATCTGCTCCTGATACGGCACACGCTCAGCCCATTACAACGAGCGCGTGGTTTGTCCTCGAACCTGCAGGTCAAATAATGTTGACTTTAGGGTTCAGCAAATCCAACCAGAACGTGAGAAAAGATATACCGGGCGGGCTTCGCCGCCATGGTGCTATAGTGAATAGGAAAGATGATGTCTACGAGAAGCACGGTCACCATTTTGTGCAGAAGTCTTTCTATAATATAATGTGCTGTGCTTATTGTGGTGACTTTTTGCGTTACTCAGGATTCCAATGCCAAGACTGCAAGTTCTTATGTCACAAAAAATGTTACAATAATGTTGTTACTAAGTGTATCGCGAAGACTAGCACGGATGGTGACCCTGAGGAGGCTAAATTGAATCACCACATTCCACACAGATTTGAGCCTGTGTCTAACCGTGGGACTAAATGGTGCTGTCACTGTGGTTATATTCTACCATGGGGTAAGAAAAACGTCCGGAAATGTAGCGAATGCTCAATCATGTGCCATACGCAATGCGCTCATTTGGTACCTGATTTCTGCGGGATGACTATGGAGATGGCCAATAAGATTTTGACTACTATCCAAGACACAAAGCGGAATCAACAGCAGCGCCAAAAGTCGTCACCTGCTGGACAGATGCTAGAGGATGCAAGCAAGATGATACCTTATAATACCACGGGTAGCTCAATTGAAGCTCGGGGAGGTGCAGCATTCTCCAAGAGACCGACTGCTTCTACAGAGACATCGCCAACTTCACAGCTCTTGGCCGAGGACCACTCTGTCCAGCCATATCCAGATATATCTAATCTACCATCAGCTACCTCGTCCTCAGAGCCACAAGATAAACATTCTAAAAGACAAACGCGCCTAATATATGATGACGATGATACGACTGAAGATAGTGCTTATTACAGGTTTTCTGAAATGACTGGTCAGAAGGAAGCTCAAGCAGAATCTGCTACTTTGGATCCTGGTTCGGTCTACTTGCTCAATGATGAATTACTTGATGATCACCCAACCACTGCATTGATGTGGCAAACTATGAAAGAAGAGGAGGAACAGAGGTGGTTATTggagcagaagaagaaagaAATCAGCAAGCAGATAAATCAGGAGGCGCCTTCACAATGGGATCCACAACAAAACCCATTTAATTCGGATCCCTCGGAAAGTATAACACAGCGTACCTTGGCCGCCGAAGCAGAAACCTCAGTGCAGCTTTCAGAAGCTCCAAAATCTTTGTCATCAGCCAACTATGACAACTACGTTAATTGTGCCTCTAATTTGGAACTTCCCTCGGAGGAAATGGAATCAATACCCCAGCATCCACCTGCACCACTTTCCCCACCAAAAGCGCAGCCGGTACAGCCGGCAAGTGGTAGGCATAAACGCAAAACACCAAAACGGCGCAAAGTAAGTCTGGATGACTTCATtttgttgaaagttttggGGAAAGGGAATTTTGGGAAAGTTCTATTGGCACGTTCAAAAAACACAGATAGGCTCTGTGCAATTAAGGTATTAAAAAAGGATCATATAATTCAAAACCACGACATTGAAAGTGCTAGAGCAGAGAAGAAGGTCTTCTTGTTAGCAACCAAAGCGAAGCATCCATTCTTGACTAATTTGTACTGTTCTTTCCAGACAGAGAACCGCATTTATTTTGCTATGGAATTCATTGGGGGCGGCGATCTCATGTGGCATGTGCAGAACCAAAGGCTCTCCGTTAGGCGGGCCAAGTTTTATGCAGCTGAAGTGCTACTTGCGTTGAAATACTTCCATGATAATGGCATTATTTACCGTGACTTGAAGTTGGAGAATATCTTGCTAACCTTGGAGGGACATATCAAAATCGCAGACTACGGTCTCTGCAAGGACGAGATGTGGTTCGGTAACCGAACTTCCACGTTCTGTGGTACCCCGGAATTCATGGCACCAGAGATCTTGCGCGAGCAAGCCTACACCAAGGCGGTCGACTGGTGGGCATTTGGTGTCCTACTCTACCAGATGTTGCTATGCCAGTCTCCGTTTTCAGGtgacgacgaggacgaagTTTTCAACGCTATCTTGACAGACGAGCCCTTGTACCCAATAGACATGGCTGGCGATATCGTCCAGATATTCCAGGGTCTACTAACGAAGGACCCCGAGAAGCGTTTGGGCGCCGGCTCCCGTGACGCGCTCGAGGTGATGGAGGAACCGTTTTTCCGCAACATCAATTTCGATGACATTTTGAACTTGCGGGTGGAACCCCCCTATATCCCCACCATCAAAGCTGCAGATGACACTTCCTACTTCGAGAAGGAGTTTACTGCCGCTCCTCCGACTTTGACTCCATTACCTTCCATTTTGAGTTCTAATCTGCAAGAAGAGTTCCGTGGCTTTTCCTTTATGCCTGATGATCTTGTGCTATAA
- the MIX23 gene encoding Mix23p (Syntenic homolog of Saccharomyces cerevisiae YBL107C): MPGGQLTVEVPAPRADTGSGPSGAHGAANRRITINRDGCVNPSLIESFLRELRRTTDNVVNQRTNDLQNAPAQELGARCVDYVGSTLLPAWHIRGQVIDFCATQASQIRASLQLGGDESHVPAAVDPTVNPYVTVEEQERHRARLGDVMKMENWVANQREIERILQRTTLARVNSVCGQLDEFASQVQALTDRRNN; the protein is encoded by the coding sequence ATGCCCGGAGGACAGCTCACAGTGGAAGTCCCTGCACCCCGGGCGGATACTGGCAGTGGCCCCAGTGGCGCCCACGGTGCCGCTAATAGACGTATAACTATCAATAGAGACGGCTGTGTTAATCCATCGCTAATAGAGTCGTTTCTCCGCGAACTACGGCGTACTACCGACAATGTCGTCAATCAACGTACCAATGACCTACAGAATGCACCTGCGCAGGAACTCGGGGCGCGCTGCGTGGACTACGTCGGTAGCACGCTGCTACCTGCCTGGCACATACGAGGTCAGGTCATAGACTTCTGCGCCACACAAGCGTCCCAGATCCGAGCGAGTCTCCAGCTTGGTGGAGACGAGTCCCACGTGCCAGCGGCGGTCGACCCAACTGTAAACCCCTATGTCACTgtggaggagcaggagcgTCACCGCGCCCGCCTGGGCGATGTGATGAAAATGGAGAATTGGGTAGCTAACCAACGCGAGATCGAGCGCATACTGCAGCGCACAACTCTCGCTCGAGTCAACTCCGTCTGCGGCCAGCTGGACGAATTTGCGAGTCAGGTTCAAGCGCTGACCGATCGGCGCAATAATTGA
- a CDS encoding ACR190Cp (Syntenic homolog of Saccharomyces cerevisiae YBL106C (SRO77) and YPR032W (SRO7)), protein MFKSRRLKNVTNALKSVRGGDSGHLNGKLFELTEVCRSGVGGNVVAMAFDPVQSLLAVATETGEVHVYGKQQVEVVFTLKIKAAKAMRFVKGVYLVVVDRSDGLTVISLHRKCILASIYAPGKITAVEVDPSVDWMLLGLQNGSVIVYDVDRDVLSPYMIENLQKSTVFPRERSSPVVSIQWHPRELGTLLIAYERVVVTYSLVENCIKQQFVYELPPGAPGGDPGADINKPRAPFVVQALYHPNGLHILTVHADNSLVFWDANNGELIQARTLFDMDVHVPGSYENLNGMRNDRIKKVAWICDADPEKTSLLIAGGTAPHGTETFGLTMLDFGTTPKYSVTSYEKMSHYYSNPVRQKSFMLPSESSIVDFLPLPRKSPYFAGNHDPSLILVLLANGELDTLLYPSGNVTHRASLFPQSLSWVRPTVTVATAANIPTKQWLGMMSCTYNKDHFLKGGAQVRKTARRHYGRTAFITGHSNGSVRIWDASHRELEETSVFNINVAQALGTTDNVAVEHVSFAAETAELAVSVSSGDVLLYKFQDNPMFNPNGVAGELDGSFARLGIGNMSELLVDVSDRAPSHMKVGFCPLSAVRANLGKVSAVTNSNIGFVAVAYEDGSLLVIDRRKPAVIYMENLRRLKLKSAYVKSIEFSIMAFRDDGYSSILLFCGTDAGELLIFKVLPELSGRFVVNFVDNLSLHDQSPILKVETLSIEHASSCQASIGKMQELKTGTIIRGCVVLTSGSGIQLITDWAVKPTCKSFSVPLATTGCAFVPYKGAKDQLLTGIILIALQINSEIKLLSLPDLKELKTLVPPTTPQAQYLRNSSVLHNGDLMLRVGPAEAILFSILPGQSQDNTSAADAETDVLYNPKLHFPARPHVGALQWARGSMLVKCDELAELLSGGNRPPPKYPESKLSSVAHSASSASPSSEADQETQYQAPMKHSQRGNASWRSFTKSVQNGIDYLEDSVNDYAAAANKSMNDALEQTRKDIVKGAFKSKMGI, encoded by the coding sequence ATGTTCAAAAGCCGTCGATTGAAGAATGTTACCAATGCGCTGAAGTCCGTTCGAGGCGGGGACTCTGGACATCTAAATGGCAAACTTTTTGAGTTAACAGAGGTATGCCGGTCTGGCGTAGGAGGAAATGTGGTCGCTATGGCGTTCGACCCTGTGCAGAGCCTGCTAGCAGTGGCCACTGAGACGGGGGAGGTGCATGTGTACGGGAAGCAGCAGGTGGAGGTGGTTTTCACGCTGAAAATAAAGGCAGCTAAGGCCATGCGGTTTGTCAAGGGGGTTTACTTGGTGGTTGTGGATAGGTCTGACGGTTTGACGGTGATATCTCTGCATAGAAAGTGCATTTTAGCGTCGATATATGCCCCGGGTAAAATAACGGCGGTGGAAGTGGACCCTTCGGTGGATTGGATGCTGCTGGGCCTGCAGAACGGGTCCGTGATCGTATACGACGTCGACCGGGACGTGCTCTCGCCATATATGATTGAGAACCTACAAAAGTCCACGGTGTTTCCTCGGGAGCGCTCGTCTCCTGTTGTTTCGATCCAGTGGCATCCCAGAGAACTGGGGACGCTACTGATAGCGTATGAGCGTGTTGTGGTGACGTATTCGTTGGTCGAGAACTGCATCAAGCAGCAATTTGTCTACGAGCTCCCGCCGGGTGCACCTGGAGGTGATCCTGGCGCAGACATAAACAAGCCACGTGCGCCCTTTGTTGTGCAGGCGCTCTATCATCCGAATGGACTACATATCCTGACGGTGCATGCAGATAACAGTTTAGTcttctgggatgcaaacAACGGGGAACTGATACAAGCTCGGACACTCTTCGATATGGATGTGCATGTGCCCGGTTCTTATGAGAATCTCAATGGAATGAGAAACGACAGAATCAAGAAAGTGGCGTGGATATGCGACGCGGATCCGGAAAAGACCTCTCTCCTTATTGCAGGAGGCACAGCGCCGCACGGTACAGAGACATTTGGATTGACCATGTTAGATTTCGGCACCACCCCGAAATACTCAGTTACCTCATATGAAAAAATGAGCCACTATTACAGTAATCCTGTGCGCCAGAAGTCTTTTATGCTCCCCAGTGAATCGTCCATAGTCGATTTCCTTCCGCTTCCCAGAAAATCACCCTACTTTGCGGGGAATCACGATCCATCACTTATCCTAGTACTGCTGGCAAACGGTGAACTTGATACGCTCTTGTATCCTTCCGGTAATGTCACACATCGCGCTTCGTTATTCCCGCAGAGCCTGTCCTGGGTTAGGCCAACAGTTACCGTAGCTACTGCGGCAAATATCCCGACCAAACAATGGCTGGGCATGATGTCCTGTACCTACAACAAGGATCATTTTCTGAAAGGTGGTGCGCAGGTGCGTAAAACTGCAAGACGCCATTACGGCAGAACGGCCTTTATTACGGGTCACTCGAATGGATCGGTCAGGATTTGGGATGCGTCGCATCGTGAACTGGAAGAAACTTCCGTATTTAACATTAACGTTGCTCAGGCTCTGGGTACTACGGATAACGTTGCCGTAGAGCATGTCTCGTTCGCGGCTGAAACAGCAGAATTAGCCGTGTCCGTGTCGTCAGGGGACGTGCTACTCTACAAATTCCAGGACAATCCAATGTTTAATCCAAATGGAGTGGCTGGTGAACTTGATGGAAGTTTTGCTCGGTTAGGGATTGGCAATATGTCGGAATTGTTGGTAGATGTATCGGACAGGGCCCCTTCTCATATGAAAGTGGGATTTTGCCCCCTTTCCGCTGTGAGAGCTAATCTAGGCAAGGTCAGCGCTGTAACCAACAGCAATATTGGCTTTGTGGCTGTTGCATACGAAGACGGCTCCCTATTGGTTATCGATAGACGGAAACCTGCAGTGATTTACATGGAGAATCTTAGACGGTTGAAGCTTAAAAGTGCTTATGTAAAAAGCATTGAATTCTCCATCATGGCATTCCGGGATGACGGCTATTCCAGCATTCTATTATTTTGTGGGACCGACGCCGGTGAATTACTAATCTTTAAAGTACTTCCAGAGCTGTCTGGCCGATTTGTGGTGAATTTTGTCGATAACTTATCACTCCATGACCAATCACCTATCTTGAAGGTTGAGACCCTGTCCATAGAACATGCTTCCAGCTGTCAAGCGAGCATTGGAAAAATGCAGGAGCTAAAAACAGGAACTATTATTCGTGGGTGTGTCGTACTAACTAGTGGATCTGGCATTCAGTTAATTACTGACTGGGCCGTTAAACCCACCTGTAAGTCTTTTTCTGTTCCGCTGGCTACGACAGGCTGCGCGTTCGTTCCTTACAAGGGCGCAAAAGACCAGCTGCTCACTGGAATTATTCTGATTGCACTGCAGATTAACTCGGAAATTAAGCTGCTTAGTCTTCCTGATCTAAAGGAGCTCAAAACTCTTGTGCCCCCCACCACTCCCCAGGCTCAGTATCTCCGGAACTCCTCTGTGCTTCACAATGGCGACCTGATGCTGCGAGTCGGGCCGGCTGAAGCTATCCTATTTTCTATTCTTCCGGGCCAATCTCAGGATAACACCTCTGCTGCAGATGCGGAGACAGACGTTCTCTACAATCCGAAGCTACACTTCCCCGCCAGACCACATGTGGGGGCGCTACAGTGGGCTCGCGGCAGCATGCTTGTAAAGTGCGACGAGCTCGCTGAGCTTCTATCCGGAGGTAATCGCCCCCCTCCCAAGTACCCGGAGAGCAAGCTCTCTTCGGTAGCTCACTCTGCGTCCTCCGCCAGCCCCTCATCGGAGGCAGATCAAGAGACACAGTACCAGGCTCCCATGAAGCATTCTCAGAGGGGCAACGCCTCCTGGAGGTCCTTTACCAAATCTGTGCAAAACGGCATAGACTATCTCGAAGATTCTGTGAACGACTATGCCGCAGCTGCCAACAAGAGCATGAATGACGCTCTCGAGCAAACCCGCAAAGATATTGTGAAGGGCGCTTTCAAGAGTAAAATGGGCATCTAA